The Helianthus annuus cultivar XRQ/B chromosome 16, HanXRQr2.0-SUNRISE, whole genome shotgun sequence genome includes a window with the following:
- the LOC110881548 gene encoding CCHC-type zinc finger protein CG3800-like, which produces MTIKKGSGSKKEGQQTGDKPKCKICKKHHFGKCRYESKSQSQPKACGICKSSEHKTLDCKKIKDATCYNCNEKGRIKSNCPKFAKKTEEGKKTNARVFQMNAQEAIQNDNVITDPGSNGAKKSYK; this is translated from the exons ATGACCATAAAAAAGGGTTCTGGATCTAAGAAGGAAGGTCAGCAGACGggtgataagcccaagtgtaaaatCTGCAAGAAACACCACTTCGGGAAGTGCAGATATGagtcgaaatcccagtctcagccaaaggcatgtgggatttgcaaatcttcTGAGCACAAGACTCTcgactgcaagaagataaaagatgcaacgTGCTACaattgcaacgagaaagggcgcATTAAGTCCAATTGCCCAAAGTTTGCGAAGAAGACTGAGGaggggaagaagaccaatgctagggtcttccaaatGAACGCTCAGGAGGCTATTCAGAATgacaatgtgataacag ATCCTGGTTCAAATGGAGCAAAAAAGAGTTACAAATaa